The following proteins are encoded in a genomic region of Huiozyma naganishii CBS 8797 chromosome 9, complete genome:
- the APS1 gene encoding Aps1p (similar to Saccharomyces cerevisiae APS1 (YLR170C); ancestral locus Anc_1.388), translated as MSHIKYLLLVSRQGKVRLMKWYQPLTEKAKTKIINDLTPLILGRKPKMCNILDYSDHKVIYRRYASLYFIIGITPNVDNELLCLDLVHRYVETMDVYFGNVCELDIIFNFAKAYDILNEMVMCDGSLAESSKKEVLYAVQTMDGMDDNDKLEKVLS; from the coding sequence ATGTCGCATATTAAGTATCTTTTATTGGTGTCTAGACAGGGGAAGGTGCGGTTGATGAAGTGGTACCAGCCACTGACGGAGAAGGCGAAGACGAAGATTATAAATGATCTAACACCGCTGATACTGGGGAGAAAGCCGAAGATGTGCAACATTTTAGACTATTCAGACCACAAGGTCATCTACAGGCGATACGCGAGCTTGTATTTTATAATTGGGATCACGCCCAACGTGGACAACGAACTGTTGTGCCTTGACTTGGTGCACAGATATGTGGAAACGATGGACGTTTACTTTGGGAACGTTTGCGAGCTGGACATTATCTTCAACTTTGCCAAGGCGTACGACATCCTCAACGAAATGGTGATGTGCGATGGCTCCCTGGCAGAATCCAGCAAGAAGGAAGTGTTGTATGCCGTTCAAACTATGGATGGCATGGACGATAACGATAAACTGGAAAAAGTGTTGAGTTAG
- the DPH5 gene encoding diphthine synthase (similar to Saccharomyces cerevisiae DPH5 (YLR172C); ancestral locus Anc_1.387): protein MLYLIGLGLSYKSDITVRGLEAVRNCQRVYLEHYTSILMAASLEELEEYYGKPIILADRELVETGSDDILRDAKKEDVAFLVVGDPFGATTHTDLVLRAKKSGIPVEVVHNASVMNAVGSCGLQLYTFGQTISMVFFTENWRPDSWYDKIMENRKIGLHTLVLLDIKVKEQSIENMARGRLIYEPPRYMSISQCCEQLLEIEETRGTKAYTPATPAVAISRLGSAAQSFKAGTIEELSQYDSGEPLHSLVILGRQCHDLEVEYLLEFADNKEKFRQDVIADQEFFKPAPWTPPVETDD, encoded by the coding sequence ATGCTGTATTTAATCGGGTTGGGCCTTTCGTACAAGAGTGATATCACGGTCCGCGGGCTCGAGGCCGTGCGGAACTGCCAGCGTGTGTACCTGGAACACTACACCTCCATACTGATGGCTGCGTCGTTGgaggaattggaggagTATTATGGGAAACCGATCATTTTGGCCGATAGAGAGCTGGTGGAAACCGGGTCTGACGATATCTTGAGGGATGcgaagaaggaggacgtCGCTTTTCTGGTGGTTGGCGACCCGTTCGGGGCCACCACGCACACTGATCTGGTCTTGAGAGCGAAGAAAAGCGGCATCCCAGTAGAAGTGGTCCACAATGCGTCTGTAATGAACGCCGTGGGATCGTGTGGGTTGCAGTTGTATACTTTTGGGCAGACGATCTCGATGGTGTTCTTCACTGAAAATTGGAGGCCGGACTCCTGGTACGACAAGATTATGGAGAACCGCAAGATCGGTCTCCACACACTGGTCCTGCTTGACATCAAGGTCAAGGAACAAAGCATAGAGAACATGGCCCGCGGTAGGTTGATATACGAACCACCGCGGTACATGTCCATATCCCAATGCTGCGAACAGCTGCTGGAGATCGAGGAAACTAGAGGCACCAAGGCGTACACGCCAGCGACACCAGCTGTCGCCATCAGCAGACTGGGTTCCGCGGCCCAGTCCTTCAAAGCGGGGACCATTGAGGAATTGTCGCAGTACGACTCCGGGGAACCGCTACACTCCCTCGTCATTTTGGGCAGACAGTGCCACGACTTGGAGGTCGAGTATCTGTTGGAATTTGCAGACAATAAGGAGAAATTCAGACAGGATGTCATTGCAGACCAGGAATTTTTCAAGCCGGCTCCATGGACCCCGCCAGTGGAGACTGACGACTAA